DNA sequence from the Pomacea canaliculata isolate SZHN2017 linkage group LG7, ASM307304v1, whole genome shotgun sequence genome:
GAACAAAATACTTTGCACTTCGATGTAACGAAGGATATTGTTCAGGACCAGTCCTGTGTTTATCTGGCTGTGGGTTACAAAGCTTTCCTAAATGGATCTGATGATAACATGAAAGTGGTGCATGTAAAATTTCACATTGATTGTTTAGGgccataatttttaaatgtatttgtcaACATTGTAATCACATCACTAAGCTTATGCTTTGTAAATCCTTTAATGAAAACTTTATCATTTATCTTAAGGGCTACCCTTATATGTAACACATTGTAATTTaattaaagatgtattttttgCTTGATtggatatttaaataaatatttcttcaaatgtgGCTAAAGTTCTTCATGTTGATCGATGGATGAGTATGTTCTGAGAGGTATTTacaattttactatttttacttacaaatataaaactttgaATTGTCAGTTGGTACAGAGGTTTCTCTCCCATAAGATTTGTTCATAttgtatgaatatatttatgGTCGGCAATTTTATTTAGCAtgcttatattttaaatgcatagcTCGCAACTGTGGACTGCAGCTCTTCCTCTTAAAGGGTGTTGCCCAAAGACCATTTGTTTTGGCAATAAAATATGAAGCAGACCTTTCTGAAATTATGCACATGAGACTAAAGTACACTAAAAAGTTTGGGGGATATGGGTACAACTACTTTCTTTTGCATGTGCTGTCTATTTAATGTCTCACATGATGAACGACATTCTTTACCATAAGAAGTTCCAGAATAATCATGAAAACATATCTGAGATGCTGACCAATACCAAAGTTTTGTACTTTAGtaacattttgaattaaaaCTGCAACAACTTCCTGTTGATACATCACCTATAACACTTTTGGATACATACTAAAATTGTATACAGATTCCTTCTGGAAATGGTGAGATTATCTATTGATGCAATCGAATGCACTACTGGAGCTAACCatgtttagaaatgaaaaagttgtgGGATCCGCGCTCTTTTCGCCTGTAGCAGTTCTTTGTTGAATTCGGTGAAATCTTCAGTCTCTAAATTATACAAGTTCATGCACTCAAACACAATCATAGATGAATTGGTTCGTCAGAAAATGTCTTCCATCCTTCTTATGGGAGGGGAGAAAAACCTCGAGAGCCGGTCCTGTGAACAGCCATCACATACAAAAGAGTGTCCCGacgcgagatctgaacccaggacctttTCACTGCTGTGGTGACAAGGGTTTTTACTACTCTCTACCGGGCGGCCCAGGAGTAAGAAATCACGAGGTGGCGAAAGATTTTTGAGTTTTTCCTATCAGAAGACATTCAACCCAATCAACAGTCTGCTTTCTTTTGCGTGTGTCTCTTAGTACTTTCATGATGTCGAGTTTACTTCTGATAAGctcctgcaaagaaaaaaaatatcttcattaagaattttttatatataaacatagagagaggaggaagtggTTAACGTGTAAGACGAGGACAACCATGTCGATGTTTCATAATCACCTGTTTTGACGATGACAGGAAGCAGGTGCTGCTCAGTATCTCCAAGTATTCTCATCTGTTCAGCATACGAGAGGTCACATTCGTACTTTCGGTTCTTCTCTTCCGGTGGCAGCGGAAGTAAACAAGCGAACCACGCGCGCGAGAAACTGCGATGaagtgtcaacattttttttgtctccacTCCTATCCTCCGCACTAGAAATTAATGGGGTAGGGGTGTAATGTCGGGAAGAGTAacttaagataaaaaaaaaattcctaaaatCTCACCAAGTGTGATCTCAAAAGTGAAGTTTACTTGTCCAACATCGTTAGTGATTTGAATCCCGTACAAACCAGACAGGTACAAACGGTCTGTGACGGACAGCGTGCACTGCGACATGTGACGCCTCACTGGATACGGTGTGCACGTGACAGTCGTCGAGGTGTCCAGCTCGTGCTGCGTGGAATTTCCTTTTGCATCCTCTGCTGATGCCatgaagaaaagaatgcaaCTAGTAGGCGGAGGATAGGAAATTACTTCAAACTGGAGAACTTGTGGTTTGTCACCAACTTTGACAGTTCCAAGATGCAAAGACGAAACATTTCTTGGTTTACCTGTTGTAAACAAACTTGCGACCAGTTTCACAAAACCCTTAAAATTATGTCTGAAATAATTACATATCAGTTGAAATATTTGTAGGACATGAATAAAGCAGTcctgaaaagtttttaaaaaaattcctgagCCGATTTTTTTAAGTGCAGTGCAgctaatcataaaataaataatcagaaaaaaaattgtatcgaGAACTTTGGTGTACTGACAGGTGACATCCAGTCTGGAGGTTTTCTGGACTTTTCCTTGAAGCTGATTGTTTGCGGAGCACGTGTACaggtctgtgacgtcacagcgcgcGGTTGTTGAGTGGCTGAGGGGAGAGAGGCCTTTCTTCACGATCCGGTTGTCAAGGATACGCTCCAGCTTCATCTCGGGTGTGGGTTGTCCGTCGGCTTCGCACCTGATGGTCAAGGGATCCCCTTCTGACACCGTCATGTCTTCGCTTTCATCGTTGATCGTCATTTTTAGCGATCGATGAGAATCTGGTGACAACAACTCGGTATTCATGAAGCTGATGACAATAAAAGTGAGCTGCAGTCAGGGTTAGTGTATATATAGAATATAGTGCGAACTATAACCAAAGATACTATATACTATCTGCTATAACTTACAGGCCACGCTTGCTGTGTAGACCTCCCCTTGAATAACATCTCCTTGCCACACGACATCACACCTGATCCAGGTGTTGTTATGATCTGCAGCTGCTAACGTCTTCTGATAACGAAGCTCCAGTGGACTGCTTCCCTTTTCTCCAACCAATTCGATCCCAGTAGTGATCCGATTTCCAACAATCCACTTCAGAGATCCCGAGGGAAAGCTGAGGTCAGAAATGATGCACGTGCagctgatgtttgtgttttcttgtacGAAGGGCTGCGGGCTACAGGTCacgtgtgggtgggtgggacgttttctttctgctgcaataataataatagttttcaTAAGGCATTGTTTGCTTGGTATGCATTCCATAAAGATTGGCAAACACTGAGATGCAGGTGAATTCgactaaaaatgaaaagtttacaCGGAGGAAAATGAGAGACTATAGAGAAAATCAACCGGGTCTGAAGTGCCTGACTGTTGAATCGCAATACTCACGTAGGACACTGATGTTGATCAGTTTGTTTAGCGATGGTATATCAAACAACTGAAAGAGCAACTGTCCCGTGTCCTCAACTCTAAAAGTCTTGGTCAGCCTGAAGTGGTCAGGATTCAAGCACTGGCACAACTGGTCGTTACTGCTGGTGCAGGTATCCTGTGATCTCCGTAATCTACACATTGTGACAAGATGTTTCAAGTCCGTGGGTTTGTGAAGAACAAAAACCCTATAAGGTGCGGTGAGGTTTCGCCATGAAAACTCAATCTCTGACATCAAGCCCTCCTTCACGATGATGGACCCATTG
Encoded proteins:
- the LOC112569092 gene encoding uncharacterized protein LOC112569092, coding for MEGRVRCPLSILVLFSKLCFFATFCLHFTDGSYGFSLDNYNGSIIVKEGLMSEIEFSWRNLTAPYRVFVLHKPTDLKHLVTMCRLRRSQDTCTSSNDQLCQCLNPDHFRLTKTFRVEDTGQLLFQLFDIPSLNKLINISVLPERKRPTHPHVTCSPQPFVQENTNISCTCIISDLSFPSGSLKWIVGNRITTGIELVGEKGSSPLELRYQKTLAAADHNNTWIRCDVVWQGDVIQGEVYTASVAYSHRSLKMTINDESEDMTVSEGDPLTIRCEADGQPTPEMKLERILDNRIVKKGLSPLSHSTTARCDVTDLYTCSANNQLQGKVQKTSRLDVTCKPRNVSSLHLGTVKVGDKPQVLQFEVISYPPPTSCILFFMASAEDAKGNSTQHELDTSTTVTCTPYPVRRHMSQCTLSVTDRLYLSGLYGIQITNDVGQVNFTFEITLGEILGIFFLS